CTGAGGGGGTCGGCCACGACCCCCTCATACCCCCTGGCAGTGTGCCTTACGAAACACCCTGCATTTCGTAAAGCTATTCCTGGGACGGCACACTAGCTTTCTCTTTCAACCACGTAGTCAACCGCGTAGTTAAGCGCCTCTCTTATTGGTGAGGAGTGAAACTCTGAGAGAATGTTCCTGGCCCTGCCTCCAAATTCCTTTGCCTTCTCTCTGCTGTATTGGAATCCGCCATAGTTATTCACAAACGTCGTGACTTCCTTCCAGTGACCATCACCGATCTCTTCTTCTCCCACGACTTCAAGGATCTTTGACTTTTTGCCCTTAGGAGCATTCTTCAGAGCTATTATGAGGGGAAGCGTGACTTTTCCTTCCTTGAGATCATTGCCTGAACCTTTTCCAGTGACCTCTTCATCGCCCAGGAAGTCGAGAAGATCATCGACTATTTGGAAAGCAAGTCCGACTTTTTCCCCGAAGCTTGAGAACCTCTCCCTGAAACCGTTTTCACCCCATCCGAAATATGCACCAATCTCGCATGATGCCGAGATAAGCGACGCGGTCTTTTCACGGATGATCGACAGGTATTCTTCCTCGGTTATCTCAAAGTCCTTCTTCCTTTCAAGCTGCATCATCTCTCCCACGCTCATCCTATTCGTGGTCTCGGCGAGAATATGCATTATCGGGTAGAACTTCTTCTCAACGAGCAGCCAAAACGCTTTTGAATAAAGGTAGTCGCCCATGGCGATCGCCACGTCGTCGGACCAGAGCGAATTCACGGTGGGAAGTCCTCTTCTCAATGGGCTCTTGTCTATGGAATCATCGTGCACAAGGGTTGCGGTATGAATGAGCTCAACTATGTTCGCAGCGGCTATGAGCTCAGGCGGCGATGCTCCATTCAGCTTGGAAACAAGGCACATGAGAATAGGCCTGAACCGCTTGCCTGAGGTAGAAACGAGGTGAGACAAGACTTTTCGTGTGAAGACACTGTTGTCGGAAAGTGTCTTTCGGAGCTCAAGTTCAATCAGCTCAAGCTCTTCCTTTATCGGCTCTCTGAGCGCAGAAATGTCCATAATCATGGGCGATAGCCCACCGGTAATTTATCATGGAAACTTTCGGGAAGTCAACCCAAAACCTAAAAGCCCACACTTTTGTATACATCAACTGCTAGCAAAGGGACATATTGACCTTGCCTAAACACCCAAAACTAGGTGGATCCTCGCAGCACTGTGAACGCCCACGTTCTATTTCTTCCCCAGATCGCCAACGATGCTATTGAATTGCTCTAGGGCGGATTCAAGATTCTCCGCAATCTCTCTCGCAAGCACATCCGGATTCGGAAGATTCTCTGAATCTTCAAGGCTTTCGTCCTTGAGCCAGAAGATGTCAAGGCTCGTCTTATCCCGTTTCAAGAGTTCATCGCAGGTGAAGGCTCTGAAGCGTTCCGCTTCCTTTCTGTCAAAACGATTCTCTAGGTTGTAGCAACTGACGAACTCTTCAAGGTCTTCGTAGCGCAAGGGAGCTTCCTTCAGCGTAAAGTGCCTGTTTGTTCTCAAATCGTATATCCAGAGTTTCTCCGTCCAAGGCTTTTCACTTGCCGGCTTCCTGTCAAAAAAGAGAACATTGGCTTTTACACCCTGGGCGTAGAACACCCCTGTCGGGAGTCTAAGGAGCGTGTGCACATCACACTCGTGTAACAGCTTTTTTCTTACAGTCTCCCCAGCGCCGCCCTCAAAAAGAACGTTGTCTGGCACCACGACCGCTGCCTTTCCGTTAATTTTCAAAAGCGTTTTCACATGCTGGAGGAAGTTCAATTGTTTGTTTGAAGTTGTTGCCGAGAAGTCCTGCCGCTCGTAGATCAATGACTCCCTGTCGGCCTTCCCTTCGCCATTTACAATGGTTATGCTGCTCTTCTTGCCGAAAGGAGGATTGGTCAGCACCATGTCAAAGCGGTCTCCTGGGTCAGAGACAAGTGCGTCGCCAGTGACAATCGGACTTTCATCTCCTCCTATGCCGTGAAGGTAAAGATTCATAGCGCACAGTCTCACAACATTGTCAACGATATCCCATCCCTTGAACGTGTTGAACTTCAGAAACTTCTTCTCCTCTATGTCCAGTGAATAGTTCTTGGCAAGATACTCATGGGCTGCCAGAAGAAAACCGCCTGTGCCGCAGGCGGGGTCGCAGATGGTCATCCCGGGTTCTGGCCGCATGACTTCTACTATCGCTCTGATGAGTGCCCTCGGAGTGAAGTATTGCCCAGCGCCGCTCTTAATATCCTCTGCGTTCTTCTGCAGAAGCCCTTCGTAGATTTCACCCTTCACATCAATATCCATGCCCATCCAAGTCTCAGCGTTTATCAGCTCGATGAGACGTCTGAGCTTCGCGGGATCCTGGATCCTGTTTTGAGACTTCCTGAAGATGGCACCAAGCATGCCTTTCCCTTTACCCAGAGTTTCGAGGATGTGTCGGTAGTGAACTTCCAGAGCATCTCCGTCTTTTTCAACGAGGCTCTGCCAGTCAAGGTCCTTCGGGATGCTCGAAGGTTTATTGAAAGGCGGCTTTGTCTGCTCATCTGCCATCTTGAGGAATAGAAGATAGGTCAGCTGTTCCACATAGTCGCCGTAGCTCACGCCGTCGTCACGAAGCACATTGCAGTAATTCCATAGGCGCTGGACTATCGTGGATGATTCGTTGGGCATGAAGACCTCTTTTACCCAAACACTTCGGCAGTTCTACTTTCCAGAGATGCTCCGTAATGTACGAGCCCGAAAGCCGATGATCGTAATGCCAACTACCACTTTTTTCTTATCGTCATAGCGAACAATCACACCGTCACCGATATCGGTTCCGACCGCGGCACGTGGTTTCCCTACTGAGATATAGAGCACATCGGCTTCCTCATCATATTCCCAGTTGAGCGCGGGCTTGCCTTCAAGAATTCTTAAGGCTTCCATAAAACCTTCCTCCTCTTTAAGGGTGCGTTTGTGAAGTAAGCCGTGAGAAGAAATCCGTCTTTGTTCGAGATTTCTTTGCAAGCCGCAACAAGATATTTTCTAGTCAACGGCGTTTTTGAGTAAAGACGCACTGCCAATAGTTCACCGAAATCACCTGCCAAGATCAGGTCAGGATTTGAAATCGTCTCGATGACCTTTCTCTTCTGGTTCAGCATTTCAGGATGCCGCCGCGTGATATGCTCCCATCTCTCTTGGCTGATTCGTATGGGGACTGTACTCTTCGAATAGGTGACAATCATATCATGTCCATGCCTCCCTGGCGCTCTGCATTCCCCCTTTAAGCCGCCTTCTGGCTTTCTTCTTATCTTTGTCCTTTAATTCCTGTCTTGCCCTTTCAGCTTTGATCCGTTCGAGCAACTTCTCTGCCGGTTCATCAGTCGGATCCTGCGGCACGAGCTTCCCTTCGAAGGCCCTTTTCAGGATACTCTGACGCAACCTCTCTGCTTGCTTGAGGCTTGACTCCACCTCAGGCTCCATAGACTACCTCGCCGCTTTTTGAGTATTCAACAATTGCTGATTCTTCTTTTTCCCACTCGACTGGCGTCAAAGCGATTGCCTCTATCGGTTCAAAGACCTCGTATATGGCATCTGAAAGAATGTCTATTCTTTCCCAATAGCCTTTCCCCGCAAAGTCTTGAGATATGACCACGACGTCTATGTCGCTCCCCTCCCTAAACGTGCCCGTTGCATAAGAGCCGTATAATATCAACTTGGTTATCGTGATGCCTTTGGACTCCAGGGCTTTTATGAAACGGGATAGTATCTTTAGAACAGTGTCTTTATCCATTTCAAGACCTCCCTGCTTCTTGCGAGTATGTCCCTTACCACCGGTTCTGTGAAATCGTCTTGGAGCTTATCCAATTCCTCAGGGTATCTTGTCGCAACGCTGGCTTCATTAAGTCTTACAAGGAATCTTCCGACGGATTCCTCAGGTTTCGCATGAGTCTTGTTCAGAAGATAAACAAGATTGTGCGTTCTCGGTGGTGCGTCTTTCAGCTTTTCCCGGTAAACCCCTTTTAGCGCCTTCTCGAGCGCCAAATGGCACATAAAAACCGCGTAGAAATGTCTTCCTGCCTTAAACATATGCTCTGCTGTCTCGATATCGTAGTCAGCTTGTCTTAGCCACTCCTGAGGATCTTTCGCCATAACCTGTTCTCCGTTTTGGTTTCTTTCCTTTTGCCTCAACCGCGCGTTTGGCTTTCTCAATTTTGATCCGTTCGAGGAGCTTCTGAGCCGGTTCATCAGTCGGATCCTGTGGCACAAGCTTGCCCTCGAACGCTTTTTTCATAATGCTCTGCCGCAACCGTTCCGCCTGGATGAGGCTCTGCGCCACTGCCTTTTCCACCACGTCCGCCACAGAGAAGCGGTGCTCGATTTCTTCTACGATTTTGCACTGCTCAGCAGAGGGGGGAAGTGGAAGAAGGATTTGTGACAATGCATTTGCGTTGACATTCGGTTGTCCAATTCCCAGTTTCCCTTTTTGGATTTGTAGCCAATAAAGAGGGGATTGAAAAAAGTAGTACACAGTTTCCTTCGTGACGCTGCGGTGAAGTATTATTCTTATGAGGTACGACGCAAACACCGCCTCAGGGATGTCACCTCTAATAAGGAAACTCTTCCCGACAGTCGCTCCTGTTCTTGCGAAAACCAGGTCTCCATCTTTCAGGAGGTATTTTTCTTTCATAGACTCATCAATCTTACAGTAGGGAACCGAATCCCAATCAACCCCGCTATTCTGTATGTCGGTGATTCTGAGGAACCTTGGACCTATTGGCAAATCTGCGGCCTTTTCTGTATACCCGTAGTGTATTCCTCCCGCTAATTCTCCGACAGCAGTCCATTGCCACCCTCGAGGCAGCTTTGGCAAAGTCGATGTGTCTGCCTGCGGCAGTTCCTTGTATTTCTTCCCGAGCTTCGTCTTTTGTTCTTGTTTGATGCGTTCAAGAAGCATAGACGCAGGTTCAACTTCGCCTTTGTGAGCCTCCCTCCATTCTTCGGTCAGTTTTCCTTCGAAAGCAGACTTCAAAACCGTCTGCCGATAACGCTTCAACTGTGTCCTTACCTTCTTCAATGCCTCTACGCCCGCATCCAACCTGGTGAACAACTCCTCAATCTTCGCCACAATCCTGCGTTGCTCGGCAAGAGGTGGAAGAGGGAGAGGACTCTGCTGAATATAGCTGGCTGGAACCCTCAATTGACCTGCGGAGCCAGTCATGTTTCCTTGAGCTTCCTTCCTGAATTCCTCTCTTATCAAAAAGAAAAAGAATAACCTCCTCGGAAGGCATTCATGCAACCTGACTACATGGAATTCAGTTGAACCAAACCCAATACCGTTCTTTAGGCCATGAGCAATGGCTACCTTTCCGTTTTCCATACATGGAGTGATCTTTGCAAGAAGCAAATCACCATTCACGAAATGCGTATAGCCTTTTCTCACCTCTGATAGTTTCTTGCTAATGGACAAATCAATGCGACCTGTTAGTTCTTCGACGCATTTCATCGGCAGGAACGTAACCTCCGTATCGTGGACAGTGGCTTCTGCGTAGAAGCCCGGATTGACTTCGCCTATCTCTTCTAGCCCCGCCCACACCCAACCTTTGGGTAGTTCATCCTGAACCATAATCTCTTTCATTTTCCTAATCTAGGACTCATTGCTGCATTGACCGGTTCTGAACCAGAATCTCTTGGACTGTTTCATCAAGGTTCGCGGGAACTAACTGAAAAACCCATGCTATTTCTCGCAACATTTCTGGTAGCACACAACTTATGCTTCTAACCGGATCGTACGCCAGTGTAATCCTGGAAGAGCTCACTGTGTCATCCACACAGAGACCGCGTTCCATAAGCTCAAGTTCCGCAAAACCACCCACTTCGTACAACATAGCACAAGATCGAATGCCAGAGAGGATCACGCTAATCTCCACATTTCCTAGGTATTGGCAACTTTCGTAGAGATCTTCTGCAATCTTTAGGACCTTCCCTAGAATTCCGACCAGCTGAGGAAAACGAAGAGCTTTTGTCGGTCTCTTCTCCAATTCATAGGCCACTTGAACCAGCTCCTCAATAAACTCGAGCTTGGAGAAGAAATAGACCAGTCCGTATTCATTCATCTCCATATGTCTGTGGGATTTCGGACGACTATCAATGACCCCGCCAAGAACTCTGACGGGCTGTGAGATGTATCCATAAGTCCCCTCCTCTTGAGCAAACAAATAGAGTTTCTCCTGGGACACAATAGGCCTGTGAGGAAAGACTGGAATCACGGTGACTTTGAGGGTGGGTCCAAGAATCGGATCTGGCACGTGGAGTCTTACCCGGTGATCGGCTGAACGCAAAAGGGCCGTTTTCTTTCTTGAAGGTGTCTCTCGCCGTTTCAATAAATACTCCAGTCTGTCTATCTCAGCAAGCTCGTGAGGCTGACTTATGGATCCAGTCCTGACATACACGCGCGTAGAATTCTGAATGGCATGAGGAGCACCAAGACTTTCACTCACCCGGATGACCACGACAACATTCTCCTCCTTGTCCGGAACCTCTATTGTACGAACCTCAGGCAGAACCGACGGATAAATTCCGGTAATAGAACTTTGCGTGATCGTTTCTTCAATCCCCATCACTTTCTTCATTCCGGTGATCGGCATTTCCGGGACTCCATCTTTTGCCTTCACTCCAATAAGGCAGACCCCACCCATCGTATTGGCAAAAGCAGAAATAGTCTTGCGCGGATCTTTAGGAAGGGTCTGTTTGTATTCGACACGTACCCCTTCTGGCCACACCCTACAAAAGTCTTCAATATCGGCGAATCTAATCTCTGAGAGGGTCTTCGTAAATAAGGACATCAGAATTGCTCCATATTAGCACCATTTGCGAACTACGCTGCCAGCGCCTCATTTAGTTCTTCCAGAACCTGATTCAATTTGTCTCCGAATAGTTGGTATGCCCTCACCGGTCCACCCTTCTCGTGGAATGGCGCGAGTTCAAAATCCTCCATTGCAACACCCAAGCTCGTGGCAATGTGGTCTTTTATCATTTCGAGCCAGTCCATTTGCTGGGGTGCAAACTTGCGTCCGGCTTTCTCTTGGAGTCCAATCCATTCACGGAACCTGCGCTCCACTGCATCAGAGTATGGTTCCAGCATGTAGGTCTGGCCGATAGCAAAGCGCACAAGCGAGATAATGTCCGTGAGGAGTTTCACAGGTCCAGCCCCTCTGACCTTTGCCGACTCAAGTTGCCTGTAAGCCTCCCAAAGAAGGTCTGGTGCAAAGCCATATGGCGGCTTTGCTATAGTTTCTGCAAGCTCCTTGATTTGCTCGTAGGTGAGGCGGCGCTTGCCATATGGTTTGCTGTAGATAATTTGAAGGGCTGTAAGTTCATCCTTATTTTTCTCAATGAATTTTCTGAAGTTGTCAACGATCGACCGCGCTCTTTCCTTTGCCTGATCGTCAAAGCCAGCAAAGACTACCTTGTCTTTGCTCACAGTATCGATGGTCTGTTCGTATCTCTTCTTGATTTCAATGATTGTGTTTCTCAGCTTCGGATTATCAAAAGGTTCGCAAGCGGTCTTCACGAGTTCCTCGGAAGCTCTCTTGACTTGGTCGTCGGTTGGCTTCTTTGTATCGAAAATCTCCTTGGCTTTTTCAACTTTTTTGTCCGGGTCAATTGCATCGAGCAAATCGTTGATGATATGTTTGAGTGGCCTGCCTCCCGCAGCGTTTTCGATCGTCTTACTGTCCTTTTCGTCAATCTCCCTGCTCAGTCTCGCGAGCCTCCCCGCCAGAGAAGTAAGTACGTCCTCGTCTCTATTGCCCAACGCGACCCACGTGATGAGTTTCTCAAAGGGAATGTTCCTATTGCGCTCAAGAGGTCTTGAATCAGTCTTGTCGCTCTCGCACACCCCGACGGCATCCACAATCACAAAGTGCGTCTTGTGAGCTGAATCGGGAGTAACCGCATTGAAGTCAGTCTGAGGGATGACTCTCATGCCCCGCCCCTTCATTTGCTCAAAATAGACCCTTGACTTCACATCTCTCATGAACAGAAGGCACTCCAAAGGCTTGATATCAGTGCCGGTGGAAATCATGTCCACCGTCACCGCTATGCGCGGGTTGTAGGAATTGCGAAAGCTGGAGATCAGATCTTCCGTATTCTCGCCAGTCGTTTTGTAGGTTATCTTCTTGCAAAACTCATTTCCCTTGCCGAACTCTTCTCGCACGATATGAACGATGTCCTCTGCATGAGAGTCATCCTTGGCAAAGATAAGAGTTTTCGGAACCTCCTTCCTGCCAGGAAATATCTCGGAAAAGAGCTTCTCCCTGAATGTTCTCACAACGGTTCTTATTTGGTCCGGGGCCACAACATCTCGGTCTAATTGAACCGGAACGTATTCCAAGTCCTCATCCAACTGCTCCCAACGTCTCTTCCTGGTGAGTTTATCTCGCTTGTCAACATAATAACCTGCTTCCACTTTGCTGCCTTTCTCGGTGATCTCAGTCTTGATTCTATAAACATCGTAACCAACGTTCACGCCATCTGCGACGGCACGCTCATGGTTATATTCAGTCACAAGATTCTGGTCAAAGAACCCAAGGGTTTGTTTTGAAGGTGTTGCGGTCAGTCCTATGATGAAGGCATCGAAGTATTCAAACACCTGACGCCAGAGGTGGTAGATGGAGCGGTGGCACTCATCCGTGATTATGAAATCAAACGTTTCTATCGGAATCTGGGGATTGTAGGACACTTCTCCGAGCTGGGAACCGCCGGGCGAAATATCGAAGAGCGATTGCTCTTCAAGTTCGGTATCAAAGTCTGGCTCACCCTTCAGCATTGAGTACAGCCTCTGAATAGTCGTAACACATACACGGCTCACAGGATCAAAGGTGTTGGAGGTGAGGTGTTGCACATTGTACAGTTCTGTGAATTTCCGGCCGTCGTCAGGGGTCACAAACTGCTCGAACTCTCTTTTGGCCTGTCGGCCAAGGGTTTTCCTGTCAACCAGGAAGAGTACACGTTTTGCGTTTGCAAACTTGACCAATCTGTAAACGAAGTTCACAGCGGCGTATGTCTTTCCGCCTCCCGAAGCCATTTGAATGAGCGACCTGGGTCTGGCGTCCCCAAATGATAGTTCCAGATTTCGAATTGCTTCTATCTGGCAATCTCTCAAACCTTCAATTGCCAGAGGTGGTAGTGCTCGCAACTTCGTTCTGAGGGTCTCTTCTTGCGAAAGCCATCCTCTAAGAGTTTCTGGCTTGTGAAATGCGAACATTCTTCGAGAGCGAGCCTCAGGGTCTCTCAGGTTCCTGAAGAAAGTCTCTATGCCTGTACTTTCATATGCGTATGGAGGGGGATTCCCGACGCGAGGAACATTCTCTGGGATACGCGTTAGATAGTTTGCAGTTTGTTCTGCCACGCCGCTTAGTGTGGTCCCTTCAGGCTTTGCTTCAACGACACCTGCTGCTTTTCGGTCCAAGAAAAGAAGATAGTCAGCAGTTCCAGACTCAAGAGGAAACTCGCGGACAGCCACGCCAAGAGACGCTCCAAGATTCATTTCCCTGCGATCTTGAACCTTCCAGCCCGCGGATTCAAACAACTCGTCAATCTTCTGTCTTGCCTTCTCTTCTGGTTTCATATAGGGCGCATCTACATGCAAACCACAACAAACGAAACGGACGAATCAATTGTCATATGAGAATAAGCATTCTGGTGCGCCAAGGCAATCAAAACCTGGGGGAAGAAGCCGAAACATTCAGAGGTCAAGCGAGGTTGTCAATGAGGACGTTCCAGTCTCTTAAGACCGATCACCCATCTATTCTGGCGCCTTGTTCCAATTGTCTGCCAAAGTCCGGCCTTGCAAAGCCGGACTTCTCCATGCGTCCAACGTAACCATCCCAAACCAGATCCCGCCCTGACACAAGGCGGAACCGGACACTTCCGTCATCACCCGCATCGCGAAAATCCGCAGCTTCTGCAGACAATGCAGCCTTCGACGAAGTCTATTGATCCACCGCATTCCGGACATCCGGTGAGAAGCCATTCCCTGCCTGGAGAAGCAGGCGGGCTCATGGATTTTGAAGCTTCACCTGGCTTGTCTTGAATGCCGCCGGCGGTTTTC
The window above is part of the Candidatus Eisenbacteria bacterium genome. Proteins encoded here:
- a CDS encoding nucleotidyltransferase domain-containing protein, with the translated sequence MDKDTVLKILSRFIKALESKGITITKLILYGSYATGTFREGSDIDVVVISQDFAGKGYWERIDILSDAIYEVFEPIEAIALTPVEWEKEESAIVEYSKSGEVVYGA
- a CDS encoding type I restriction-modification enzyme R subunit C-terminal domain-containing protein; protein product: MKPEEKARQKIDELFESAGWKVQDRREMNLGASLGVAVREFPLESGTADYLLFLDRKAAGVVEAKPEGTTLSGVAEQTANYLTRIPENVPRVGNPPPYAYESTGIETFFRNLRDPEARSRRMFAFHKPETLRGWLSQEETLRTKLRALPPLAIEGLRDCQIEAIRNLELSFGDARPRSLIQMASGGGKTYAAVNFVYRLVKFANAKRVLFLVDRKTLGRQAKREFEQFVTPDDGRKFTELYNVQHLTSNTFDPVSRVCVTTIQRLYSMLKGEPDFDTELEEQSLFDISPGGSQLGEVSYNPQIPIETFDFIITDECHRSIYHLWRQVFEYFDAFIIGLTATPSKQTLGFFDQNLVTEYNHERAVADGVNVGYDVYRIKTEITEKGSKVEAGYYVDKRDKLTRKRRWEQLDEDLEYVPVQLDRDVVAPDQIRTVVRTFREKLFSEIFPGRKEVPKTLIFAKDDSHAEDIVHIVREEFGKGNEFCKKITYKTTGENTEDLISSFRNSYNPRIAVTVDMISTGTDIKPLECLLFMRDVKSRVYFEQMKGRGMRVIPQTDFNAVTPDSAHKTHFVIVDAVGVCESDKTDSRPLERNRNIPFEKLITWVALGNRDEDVLTSLAGRLARLSREIDEKDSKTIENAAGGRPLKHIINDLLDAIDPDKKVEKAKEIFDTKKPTDDQVKRASEELVKTACEPFDNPKLRNTIIEIKKRYEQTIDTVSKDKVVFAGFDDQAKERARSIVDNFRKFIEKNKDELTALQIIYSKPYGKRRLTYEQIKELAETIAKPPYGFAPDLLWEAYRQLESAKVRGAGPVKLLTDIISLVRFAIGQTYMLEPYSDAVERRFREWIGLQEKAGRKFAPQQMDWLEMIKDHIATSLGVAMEDFELAPFHEKGGPVRAYQLFGDKLNQVLEELNEALAA
- a CDS encoding polyprenyl synthetase family protein, yielding MIMDISALREPIKEELELIELELRKTLSDNSVFTRKVLSHLVSTSGKRFRPILMCLVSKLNGASPPELIAAANIVELIHTATLVHDDSIDKSPLRRGLPTVNSLWSDDVAIAMGDYLYSKAFWLLVEKKFYPIMHILAETTNRMSVGEMMQLERKKDFEITEEEYLSIIREKTASLISASCEIGAYFGWGENGFRERFSSFGEKVGLAFQIVDDLLDFLGDEEVTGKGSGNDLKEGKVTLPLIIALKNAPKGKKSKILEVVGEEEIGDGHWKEVTTFVNNYGGFQYSREKAKEFGGRARNILSEFHSSPIREALNYAVDYVVERES
- a CDS encoding restriction endonuclease subunit S: MKEIMVQDELPKGWVWAGLEEIGEVNPGFYAEATVHDTEVTFLPMKCVEELTGRIDLSISKKLSEVRKGYTHFVNGDLLLAKITPCMENGKVAIAHGLKNGIGFGSTEFHVVRLHECLPRRLFFFFLIREEFRKEAQGNMTGSAGQLRVPASYIQQSPLPLPPLAEQRRIVAKIEELFTRLDAGVEALKKVRTQLKRYRQTVLKSAFEGKLTEEWREAHKGEVEPASMLLERIKQEQKTKLGKKYKELPQADTSTLPKLPRGWQWTAVGELAGGIHYGYTEKAADLPIGPRFLRITDIQNSGVDWDSVPYCKIDESMKEKYLLKDGDLVFARTGATVGKSFLIRGDIPEAVFASYLIRIILHRSVTKETVYYFFQSPLYWLQIQKGKLGIGQPNVNANALSQILLPLPPSAEQCKIVEEIEHRFSVADVVEKAVAQSLIQAERLRQSIMKKAFEGKLVPQDPTDEPAQKLLERIKIEKAKRAVEAKGKKPKRRTGYGERSSGVAKTS
- a CDS encoding DUF2283 domain-containing protein, whose protein sequence is MEALRILEGKPALNWEYDEEADVLYISVGKPRAAVGTDIGDGVIVRYDDKKKVVVGITIIGFRARTLRSISGK
- a CDS encoding ATP-binding protein, translated to MSLFTKTLSEIRFADIEDFCRVWPEGVRVEYKQTLPKDPRKTISAFANTMGGVCLIGVKAKDGVPEMPITGMKKVMGIEETITQSSITGIYPSVLPEVRTIEVPDKEENVVVVIRVSESLGAPHAIQNSTRVYVRTGSISQPHELAEIDRLEYLLKRRETPSRKKTALLRSADHRVRLHVPDPILGPTLKVTVIPVFPHRPIVSQEKLYLFAQEEGTYGYISQPVRVLGGVIDSRPKSHRHMEMNEYGLVYFFSKLEFIEELVQVAYELEKRPTKALRFPQLVGILGKVLKIAEDLYESCQYLGNVEISVILSGIRSCAMLYEVGGFAELELMERGLCVDDTVSSSRITLAYDPVRSISCVLPEMLREIAWVFQLVPANLDETVQEILVQNRSMQQ
- a CDS encoding class I SAM-dependent DNA methyltransferase codes for the protein MPNESSTIVQRLWNYCNVLRDDGVSYGDYVEQLTYLLFLKMADEQTKPPFNKPSSIPKDLDWQSLVEKDGDALEVHYRHILETLGKGKGMLGAIFRKSQNRIQDPAKLRRLIELINAETWMGMDIDVKGEIYEGLLQKNAEDIKSGAGQYFTPRALIRAIVEVMRPEPGMTICDPACGTGGFLLAAHEYLAKNYSLDIEEKKFLKFNTFKGWDIVDNVVRLCAMNLYLHGIGGDESPIVTGDALVSDPGDRFDMVLTNPPFGKKSSITIVNGEGKADRESLIYERQDFSATTSNKQLNFLQHVKTLLKINGKAAVVVPDNVLFEGGAGETVRKKLLHECDVHTLLRLPTGVFYAQGVKANVLFFDRKPASEKPWTEKLWIYDLRTNRHFTLKEAPLRYEDLEEFVSCYNLENRFDRKEAERFRAFTCDELLKRDKTSLDIFWLKDESLEDSENLPNPDVLAREIAENLESALEQFNSIVGDLGKK
- a CDS encoding HEPN domain-containing protein, giving the protein MAKDPQEWLRQADYDIETAEHMFKAGRHFYAVFMCHLALEKALKGVYREKLKDAPPRTHNLVYLLNKTHAKPEESVGRFLVRLNEASVATRYPEELDKLQDDFTEPVVRDILARSREVLKWIKTLF